CGAGGTGTATAACCACATCGGCCAGGGCCTGAAGACCAGCCAAATCGCGTCGAAACTCAACCTGAGTGTGAAAACGATCGAAACGTATCGCGAGCACATCAAGGAAAAACTCGGCCTGAACGACGCCACCGAACTCGTGCAAAGCGCGATCAAGTGGGTCCACGGCGAGGGCAGCTAAAGCATTTCAAGTTCGAGCACACCGTCTGTTTCGTGCTCCTGCTCGTGAGTCGTCATCGTACTCGCACTCGATCCTCGATAAGATCGAGTACGATGACGAGCAGGAGCACGAGCACGCGGTGCAGCCTATCTTGAAACGCTCTGGCGGGCGACAATGGCGGTGTTCGGTCCTTGCCGCCGCAGTCCACTCGATACGGGCCGCATACTCGACCGAACGTCCCGCCGCCGCGTGAGTTCCCGTAGATGTTCCAGATTTCAATTCGACGGTTTATTTTCTGCACTGCGCCCTTCCTTCATGCAGGTAAATCCAACGTTCCGCCTGCTGCGCGAGCGCGTCGTCGTGCGTGACAATCACAAGCGTCATTCGCTCGGAATCGTTCAGCTTCCACAGCAACTCGGTAATCCCGGAGCCGGTCCGCTCGTCAAGGTTTCCGGTTGGCTCGTCCGCCATAACGACGCTGGGCTTGTTGAACAGCGCGCGCGCGATCGCCACGCGCTGTTGCTCGCCGCCGCTCAGCATACCGGGCTTGTGCGTCATGCGCTCCGCGAGCCCCACCTTCTCCAACAACTCCTCCGCGCGCGCGCGGCACGACGACCGGCTCGCCCCCATGCAGATCGATGGCATCATCACATTCTCGATCGCCGTGAATTCGGGCAGAAGGTGGTAGAACTGGAATACGAACCCGACCTGCTC
The genomic region above belongs to Candidatus Hydrogenedentota bacterium and contains:
- a CDS encoding ABC transporter ATP-binding protein — its product is MSDAGIVLECRGVEKTYHDGTRELRILRGIDLTVREGESLAISGPSGVGKSTLLHIMGTLDRPTAGDVYFRGVAYSKTNRATINRIRNEQVGFVFQFYHLLPEFTAIENVMMPSICMGASRSSCRARAEELLEKVGLAERMTHKPGMLSGGEQQRVAIARALFNKPSVVMADEPTGNLDERTGSGITELLWKLNDSERMTLVIVTHDDALAQQAERWIYLHEGRAQCRK